One window of the Sphaerochaeta associata genome contains the following:
- a CDS encoding PHP-associated domain-containing protein has translation MNQFLYETHLHTKEASACSVSWACEYIQPYVNAGYSGIIVTDHFFNGNSCISRSLPWEQKIQQFCKGYENAKQAGEQAGLAVFFGWEHSFGNDEYLIYGLDKTWLLAHPQIMEWDHLQLFEAVDNSGGCMIQAHPFRERFYLSAIHLRPFAVHGIEAVNAENDAEFDRKACAYAQKYELAMTSGSDIHDAAKVGLVPGGMAFDHPLHTIADFVKAIKERKGYEILSDETHVQPPKSSDSDIPVYLYDASGSKKRVHAYNTWSQL, from the coding sequence ATGAACCAGTTTCTCTATGAGACCCACCTCCATACCAAGGAAGCCAGTGCCTGCTCGGTCAGCTGGGCTTGCGAGTATATACAACCCTACGTGAATGCCGGATACAGCGGCATTATCGTTACCGACCATTTCTTCAACGGCAACTCCTGCATATCGCGCTCCCTGCCTTGGGAGCAGAAAATCCAGCAGTTCTGCAAAGGCTATGAGAATGCAAAACAGGCTGGGGAACAAGCCGGCCTCGCTGTCTTCTTCGGCTGGGAACACTCCTTCGGCAACGATGAATACCTCATCTATGGCCTGGACAAGACATGGTTGCTTGCCCATCCCCAGATTATGGAGTGGGACCACCTTCAGCTCTTTGAGGCGGTGGACAATAGCGGTGGGTGTATGATCCAAGCCCATCCTTTTCGGGAACGATTCTATCTCTCTGCCATCCATCTACGTCCCTTTGCCGTACACGGCATAGAGGCGGTGAACGCAGAGAATGACGCAGAGTTCGATCGAAAGGCTTGTGCCTATGCACAGAAGTACGAGCTTGCAATGACCAGCGGCAGCGACATACACGATGCAGCAAAAGTAGGGCTCGTCCCCGGAGGCATGGCCTTCGACCATCCACTTCACACGATTGCCGATTTCGTGAAAGCGATCAAGGAGAGAAAGGGGTACGAAATCCTATCGGATGAGACCCATGTGCAGCCTCCCAAAAGCTCTGATTCCGATATCCCTGTCTATCTCTACGATGCATCCGGCTCGAAAAAGAGGGTGCATGCATACAACACATGGAGCCAGCTATGA